One segment of Synechococcus sp. MU1617 DNA contains the following:
- the urtA gene encoding urea ABC transporter substrate-binding protein, protein MSSSLSKRLFAGMAAASLGLAVTACGGDDKAANVDYDDSVTVGILHSLTGTMAISESTLVDTEKMAIDEINAAGGVEVDGKKYKIEYIVEDGASDWPTFAEKSKKLIDQDQVPVVFGGWTSASRKAMLPVYESKDAFLYYPIQYEGQECSNNIFYTGATPNQQSEPATKFMYEKSPAAGKPFFLVGSDYVFPRTSNTITKEQLKSLGGEVVGEDYLPLGNTEVAPIIAKIKKALPDGGVIINTLNGDQNVAFFKQIQDAGITPDNGYYVMSYSIAEEEISTIGSEFLEGHYGAWNYMMSIDTPASKKFAADFKAKYGADRQVADPQESAYNMVYLWKKAVEKANSFDDDKVREALVGIEFDAPQGPVTVMPNHHLSQTVRIGQITADGQFEILESTDGPVAPQAWNQFEPSSKGFACDWTDAAKGEKYKL, encoded by the coding sequence ATGAGCTCTTCACTTTCTAAGCGTCTGTTTGCCGGCATGGCCGCGGCGTCGCTGGGTCTTGCCGTGACCGCTTGCGGTGGCGATGACAAGGCTGCCAACGTTGATTACGACGACAGCGTCACCGTCGGCATCCTGCACTCGCTGACCGGCACCATGGCCATCTCCGAGTCCACCCTGGTGGACACCGAGAAAATGGCGATCGATGAGATCAATGCCGCCGGTGGCGTCGAGGTTGACGGTAAGAAGTACAAGATCGAGTACATCGTCGAGGACGGTGCCTCCGACTGGCCCACCTTCGCTGAGAAGTCCAAGAAGCTGATCGACCAGGATCAGGTGCCCGTCGTCTTCGGTGGTTGGACCTCCGCCAGCCGCAAGGCGATGCTGCCTGTGTACGAGTCGAAGGACGCCTTCCTCTACTACCCGATTCAGTACGAGGGTCAGGAGTGTTCCAACAACATCTTCTACACCGGTGCAACTCCGAACCAGCAGTCGGAGCCTGCCACCAAGTTCATGTATGAGAAGTCGCCTGCTGCTGGCAAGCCCTTCTTCCTCGTGGGTTCGGACTACGTCTTCCCCCGCACCTCCAACACCATCACCAAGGAACAGCTCAAGTCCCTGGGTGGCGAAGTGGTCGGTGAGGACTATCTGCCCCTGGGCAACACCGAGGTTGCTCCGATCATCGCCAAGATCAAGAAGGCCCTGCCTGACGGCGGTGTGATCATCAACACCCTGAACGGTGACCAGAACGTTGCCTTCTTCAAGCAGATCCAGGACGCCGGCATCACCCCCGATAACGGCTACTACGTGATGAGCTACTCCATTGCGGAAGAGGAGATCAGCACCATCGGTTCTGAGTTCCTTGAGGGCCACTACGGCGCTTGGAACTACATGATGTCGATCGACACCCCGGCATCCAAGAAGTTCGCTGCTGACTTCAAGGCCAAGTACGGCGCCGATAGGCAGGTCGCTGACCCTCAGGAGTCGGCTTACAACATGGTTTACCTCTGGAAGAAGGCTGTCGAGAAGGCCAACAGCTTCGACGACGACAAGGTGCGTGAGGCCCTGGTCGGCATCGAGTTCGACGCGCCTCAGGGTCCTGTGACCGTGATGCCTAACCACCACCTGTCCCAGACCGTGCGCATTGGCCAGATCACTGCTGACGGTCAGTTCGAGATCCTCGAATCCACCGATGGTCCTGTGGCGCCTCAGGCCTGGAACCAGTTCGAGCCCAGCTCCAAGGGCTTCGCTTGCGACTGGACCGATGCCGCCAAGGGCGAGAAGTACAAGCTCTGA